A genomic window from Passer domesticus isolate bPasDom1 chromosome Z, bPasDom1.hap1, whole genome shotgun sequence includes:
- the LOC135289581 gene encoding uncharacterized protein LOC135289581 isoform X6, whose translation MSKEISAAVFAAYTVYYSGYYLSHLARHLIRALRNADHERTERTAFSPLAPSTPGEETEEEQIEGYDRKSPSLVTPEPEYAESETEPTAISPLAPSAPGEEAEEEQIEGLDRKSPSLVTPEPEYAEPETEPTAVSPLAPSAPGEEAEEEQIEGYDRKSPSLVTPEPEYAESETEPTAISPLAPSAPGEEAEEEQIEGLDRKSPSLVTPEPEYAESETEPTAISPLAPSAPGEEAEEEQIEGSKRPSLVTPESEYAESVTEPTAISPLAPSASGEEVEEEQIEGLDHKSPSLVTPEPEYAESETEPTAISPLAPSAPGEEAEEEHIEGSKRPSLVTPESEYAESETEPTAISPLAPSAPGEEAEEEQIEGYDLKSPSLVTPEPEYAESETEPTAISPLAPSAPGEEAEEEQIEGLDHKSPSLVTPEPEYAESVTEPTAISPLAPSAPGEEAEEEKIEGYDRKSPSLVTPEPEYAESETEPTAISPLAPSAPGEEAEEEQIEGLDRKSPSLVTPEPEYAKSETEPTAISPLAPSAPGEEAEEEQIEGLDRKSPSLVTPEPEYAESETEPTAISPLAPSAPGEEAEEEKTEGLDRKSPSLVTPEPEYAESDIKAEQQAVLPEAQSDTMEVKRKNEEDITRIEEEMTLPQHRGDQQNQVGERVAATPLTKLPLSCFLEKMKEQMDADLQKAQAKWKAREMNQKEEMKIIREKLNPLPQALQKQVQVLTSHLAASEDFQQMSGNEEPQRWRKAQIYKGSVTKPAASASLPKGAFAPRPEKRRRGSLLISRVDRAAAQQQESEDDSLKLLRKMVTMENPTTKYTELGNIGRGTFGDVCRALNNATGGEVAIKKINLQGLRKKELKVNELRIMKMNRNPNLINYLDSYLLGEHLCLVMEYMDGGTLRDVISKCYLSEDETAAISRECLRGLDFLHSNHVIHLDVKSRNILLGTDGSVKLADFGLFAELTPEQNRQSSMACTSGWMAPEVVTGQPYGPKVDIWSFGIVGIEMVEREVPYWNETPGTAELLTARGGGPQLRQPNRFSPCLCDFLSCCLQPDVMCRWSAKDLLQHPFVTSAKPVSTLAALFNLAKKKKKKQEETRM comes from the exons ATGAGTAAGGAAATTTCTGCCGCAGTTTTTGCTGCTTACACCGTTTATTATTCCGGCTATTACCTGAGTCACCTGGCAC GTCATCTGATCCGTGCACTCAGAAATGCTGATCATGAG agGACAGAACGAACAGCCTTCTCTCCCCTGGCCCCCTCTACTCCTGGAGAAGAAACCGAAGAGGAACAAATTGAGGGATATGACCGCAAGAGTCCATCTCTTGTCACACCTGAGCCTGAATATGCCGAGTCT gagACTGAACCAACAGCCATCTCTCCTCTGgcaccctctgctcctggagaagaagcGGAAGAGGAGCAAATAGAGGGATTGGACCGCAAGAGTCCATCTCTTGTCACACCAGAGCCTGAATATGCCGAGCCT gagACTGAAccaacagccgtctctcccctggccccctctgctcctggagaagaagcTGAAGAGGAGCAAATTGAGGGATATGATCGCAAGAGTCCATCTCTGGTCACACCAGAGCCTGAATATGCCGAGTCT gagACTGAACCAACAGCCATCTCTCCCCTGgcaccctctgctcctggagaagaagcTGAAGAGGAGCAAATTGAGGGATTAGACCGCAAGAGTCCATCTCTGGTCACACCTGAGCCTGAATATGCCGAGTCT gagACTGAACCAACAGCCATCTCTCCCCTGgcaccctctgctcctggagaagaagcTGAAGAGGAGCAAATTGAGGGAAGCAAGCGTCCATCTCTGGTCACACCAGAATCTGAATATGCAGAGTCT gtgactgaACCAACAGCCATCTCTCCCCTGGCACCCTCTGCTTCTGGAGAAGAAGTCGAAGAGGAGCAAATTGAGGGATTAGACCACAAGAGTCCATCTCTGGTCACACCAGAGCCTGAATATGCCGAGTCT gagACTGAACCAACAGCCATCTCTCCTCTGgccccctctgctcctggagaagaagcTGAAGAGGAGCATATTGAGGGAAGCAAGCGTCCATCTCTGGTCACACCAGAATCTGAATATGCAGAGTCT gagACTGAACCAACAGCCATCTCTCCTCTGgcaccctctgctcctggagaagaagcTGAAGAGGAGCAAATTGAGGGATATGATCTCAAGAGTCCATCTCTGGTCACACCAGAGCCTGAATATGCCGAGTCT GAGACTGAACCAACAGCCATCTCTCCCCTGgccccctctgctcctggagaagaagcTGAAGAGGAGCAAATTGAGGGATTAGACCACAAGAGTCCATCTCTGGTCACACCAGAGCCTGAATATGCCGAGTCT gtgactgaACCAACAGCCATCTCTCCCCTGgcaccctctgctcctggagaagaagcTGAAGAGGAGAAAATTGAGGGATATGATCGCAAGAGTCCATCTCTGGTCACACCAGAGCCTGAATATGCCGAGTCT gagACTGAACCAACAGCCATCTCTCCCCTGgcaccctctgctcctggagaagaagcTGAAGAGGAGCAAATTGAGGGATTAGACCGCAAGAGTCCATCTCTGGTCACACCAGAGCCTGAATATGCCAAGTCT gagACTGAACCAACAGCCATCTCTCCTCTGgccccctctgctcctggagaagaagcTGAAGAGGAGCAAATTGAGGGATTAGACCGCAAGAGTCCATCTCTGGTCACACCAGAGCCTGAATATGCCGAGTCT gagACTGAACCAACAGCCATCTCTCCTCTGgcaccctctgctcctggagaagaagcTGAAGAGGAGAAAACTGAGGGATTAGACCGCAAGAGTCCATCTCTGGTCACACCAGAGCCTGAATATGCCGAGTCT GACATCAAAGCAGAACAGCAAGCAGTGCTGCCTGAAGCTCAGAGTGACACTATGGAAGTGAAGAGAAAGAACGAGGAAGACATAACAAGAATTGAAGAGGAGATGACTCTCCCTCAGCACAGAGGCGATCAACAAAATCAGGTGGGTGAAAGAGTGGCAGCCACTCCACTTACAAAACTTCCTCTCTCTTGCTTTTTAGAAAAAATGAAGGAGCAGATGGATGCAGACTTGCAGAAAGCTCAGGCTAAGTGGAAGGCAAGGGAGATGAATCAGAAGGAAGAAATGAAGATCATCCGAGAGAAACTTAATCCCCTCCCTCAGGCTCTACAAAAGCAA GTGCAAGTGTTGACATCTCACCTGGCAGCCTCTGAAGATTTCCAGCAAATGTCTGGCAATGAGGAGCCCCAACGTTGGCGTAAGGCACAG ATCTACAAAGGCTCTGTCACCAAACCTGCTGCATCAGCATCATTGCCTAAAGGAGCCTTTGCTCCCCGACCTGAGAAGAGGAGGCGGGGGAGTTTGCTCATCTCCCGTGTTGACcgagctgctgctcagcaacAGGAGAGTGAGGATGACTCCCTGAAGCTACTGA GGAAAATGGTGACCATGGAAAATCCCACAACGAAATACACAGAACTGGGAAATATTGGCAGGGG gaCTTTTGGAGATGTTTGCAGAGCACTCAACAATGCCACAGGGGGAGAG GTGgccataaagaaaataaatcttcagGGACTGAGAAAGAAGGAATTAAAAGTCAATGAACTCAGGATCATGAAGATGAATAGGAATCCCAACCTGATCAACTATTTAGACAG ctacCTTCTGGGTGAACACCTCTGCCTGGTTATGGAATACATGGATGGAGGCACTCTGAGAGATGTCATCAGCAAGTGCTACCTGTCTGAAGATGAGACAGCAGCCATCAGTCGGGAG tgcctgcgaggactggattttcttcactcgAACCATGTGATCCATCTAGATGTGAAGAGTCGCAACATCCTTCTTGGAACCGATGGCTCTGTCAAGCTGG CTGACTTTGGCCTCTTTGCTGAGCTCACCCCTGAGCAGAATAGACAAAGCTCCATGGCCTGCACTTCGGGGTGGATGGCGCCTGAAGTGGTGACAGGTCAAccatatggccccaaagtggacatatggtcTTTCGGAATCGTGGGCATTGAAATGGTGGAACGAGAAGTTCCTTATTGGAATGAAACTCCTGGCACA GCTGAACTCCTGACAGCCAGAGGAGGGGGACCACAACTGCGGCAGCCAAACCGATTCTCGCCTTGCCTgtgtgacttcctgagctgctgcctgcagccagatGTGATGTGTCGCTGGTCTGCCAAGGAtctcctgcag CATCCATTTGTAACATCAGCAAAGCCAGTGTCCACCCTGGCAGCACTCTTCAACTTGgcgaagaagaagaagaagaagcaggAAGAGACAAGAATGTAA
- the LOC135289581 gene encoding uncharacterized protein LOC135289581 isoform X14, producing the protein MSKEISAAVFAAYTVYYSGYYLSHLARHLIRALRNADHERTERTAFSPLAPSTPGEETEEEQIEGYDRKSPSLVTPEPEYAESETEPTAISPLAPSAPGEEAEEEQIEGLDRKSPSLVTPEPEYAEPETEPTAVSPLAPSAPGEEAEEEQIEGYDRKSPSLVTPEPEYAESETEPTAISPLAPSAPGEEAEEEQIEGLDRKSPSLVTPEPEYAESETEPTAISPLAPSAPGEEAEEEQIEGSKRPSLVTPESEYAESETEPTAISPLAPSAPGEEAEEEHIEGSKRPSLVTPESEYAESETEPTAISPLAPSAPGEEAEEEQIEGYDLKSPSLVTPEPEYAESETEPTAISPLAPSAPGEEAEEEQIEGLDHKSPSLVTPEPEYAESVTEPTAISPLAPSAPGEEAEEEKIEGYDRKSPSLVTPEPEYAESETEPTAISPLAPSAPGEEAEEEQIEGLDRKSPSLVTPEPEYAKSETEPTAISPLAPSAPGEEAEEEQIEGLDRKSPSLVTPEPEYAESETEPTAISPLAPSAPGEEAEEEKTEGLDRKSPSLVTPEPEYAESDIKAEQQAVLPEAQSDTMEVKRKNEEDITRIEEEMTLPQHRGDQQNQVGERVAATPLTKLPLSCFLEKMKEQMDADLQKAQAKWKAREMNQKEEMKIIREKLNPLPQALQKQVQVLTSHLAASEDFQQMSGNEEPQRWRKAQIYKGSVTKPAASASLPKGAFAPRPEKRRRGSLLISRVDRAAAQQQESEDDSLKLLRKMVTMENPTTKYTELGNIGRGTFGDVCRALNNATGGEVAIKKINLQGLRKKELKVNELRIMKMNRNPNLINYLDSYLLGEHLCLVMEYMDGGTLRDVISKCYLSEDETAAISRECLRGLDFLHSNHVIHLDVKSRNILLGTDGSVKLADFGLFAELTPEQNRQSSMACTSGWMAPEVVTGQPYGPKVDIWSFGIVGIEMVEREVPYWNETPGTAELLTARGGGPQLRQPNRFSPCLCDFLSCCLQPDVMCRWSAKDLLQHPFVTSAKPVSTLAALFNLAKKKKKKQEETRM; encoded by the exons ATGAGTAAGGAAATTTCTGCCGCAGTTTTTGCTGCTTACACCGTTTATTATTCCGGCTATTACCTGAGTCACCTGGCAC GTCATCTGATCCGTGCACTCAGAAATGCTGATCATGAG agGACAGAACGAACAGCCTTCTCTCCCCTGGCCCCCTCTACTCCTGGAGAAGAAACCGAAGAGGAACAAATTGAGGGATATGACCGCAAGAGTCCATCTCTTGTCACACCTGAGCCTGAATATGCCGAGTCT gagACTGAACCAACAGCCATCTCTCCTCTGgcaccctctgctcctggagaagaagcGGAAGAGGAGCAAATAGAGGGATTGGACCGCAAGAGTCCATCTCTTGTCACACCAGAGCCTGAATATGCCGAGCCT gagACTGAAccaacagccgtctctcccctggccccctctgctcctggagaagaagcTGAAGAGGAGCAAATTGAGGGATATGATCGCAAGAGTCCATCTCTGGTCACACCAGAGCCTGAATATGCCGAGTCT gagACTGAACCAACAGCCATCTCTCCCCTGgcaccctctgctcctggagaagaagcTGAAGAGGAGCAAATTGAGGGATTAGACCGCAAGAGTCCATCTCTGGTCACACCTGAGCCTGAATATGCCGAGTCT gagACTGAACCAACAGCCATCTCTCCCCTGgcaccctctgctcctggagaagaagcTGAAGAGGAGCAAATTGAGGGAAGCAAGCGTCCATCTCTGGTCACACCAGAATCTGAATATGCAGAGTCT gagACTGAACCAACAGCCATCTCTCCTCTGgccccctctgctcctggagaagaagcTGAAGAGGAGCATATTGAGGGAAGCAAGCGTCCATCTCTGGTCACACCAGAATCTGAATATGCAGAGTCT gagACTGAACCAACAGCCATCTCTCCTCTGgcaccctctgctcctggagaagaagcTGAAGAGGAGCAAATTGAGGGATATGATCTCAAGAGTCCATCTCTGGTCACACCAGAGCCTGAATATGCCGAGTCT GAGACTGAACCAACAGCCATCTCTCCCCTGgccccctctgctcctggagaagaagcTGAAGAGGAGCAAATTGAGGGATTAGACCACAAGAGTCCATCTCTGGTCACACCAGAGCCTGAATATGCCGAGTCT gtgactgaACCAACAGCCATCTCTCCCCTGgcaccctctgctcctggagaagaagcTGAAGAGGAGAAAATTGAGGGATATGATCGCAAGAGTCCATCTCTGGTCACACCAGAGCCTGAATATGCCGAGTCT gagACTGAACCAACAGCCATCTCTCCCCTGgcaccctctgctcctggagaagaagcTGAAGAGGAGCAAATTGAGGGATTAGACCGCAAGAGTCCATCTCTGGTCACACCAGAGCCTGAATATGCCAAGTCT gagACTGAACCAACAGCCATCTCTCCTCTGgccccctctgctcctggagaagaagcTGAAGAGGAGCAAATTGAGGGATTAGACCGCAAGAGTCCATCTCTGGTCACACCAGAGCCTGAATATGCCGAGTCT gagACTGAACCAACAGCCATCTCTCCTCTGgcaccctctgctcctggagaagaagcTGAAGAGGAGAAAACTGAGGGATTAGACCGCAAGAGTCCATCTCTGGTCACACCAGAGCCTGAATATGCCGAGTCT GACATCAAAGCAGAACAGCAAGCAGTGCTGCCTGAAGCTCAGAGTGACACTATGGAAGTGAAGAGAAAGAACGAGGAAGACATAACAAGAATTGAAGAGGAGATGACTCTCCCTCAGCACAGAGGCGATCAACAAAATCAGGTGGGTGAAAGAGTGGCAGCCACTCCACTTACAAAACTTCCTCTCTCTTGCTTTTTAGAAAAAATGAAGGAGCAGATGGATGCAGACTTGCAGAAAGCTCAGGCTAAGTGGAAGGCAAGGGAGATGAATCAGAAGGAAGAAATGAAGATCATCCGAGAGAAACTTAATCCCCTCCCTCAGGCTCTACAAAAGCAA GTGCAAGTGTTGACATCTCACCTGGCAGCCTCTGAAGATTTCCAGCAAATGTCTGGCAATGAGGAGCCCCAACGTTGGCGTAAGGCACAG ATCTACAAAGGCTCTGTCACCAAACCTGCTGCATCAGCATCATTGCCTAAAGGAGCCTTTGCTCCCCGACCTGAGAAGAGGAGGCGGGGGAGTTTGCTCATCTCCCGTGTTGACcgagctgctgctcagcaacAGGAGAGTGAGGATGACTCCCTGAAGCTACTGA GGAAAATGGTGACCATGGAAAATCCCACAACGAAATACACAGAACTGGGAAATATTGGCAGGGG gaCTTTTGGAGATGTTTGCAGAGCACTCAACAATGCCACAGGGGGAGAG GTGgccataaagaaaataaatcttcagGGACTGAGAAAGAAGGAATTAAAAGTCAATGAACTCAGGATCATGAAGATGAATAGGAATCCCAACCTGATCAACTATTTAGACAG ctacCTTCTGGGTGAACACCTCTGCCTGGTTATGGAATACATGGATGGAGGCACTCTGAGAGATGTCATCAGCAAGTGCTACCTGTCTGAAGATGAGACAGCAGCCATCAGTCGGGAG tgcctgcgaggactggattttcttcactcgAACCATGTGATCCATCTAGATGTGAAGAGTCGCAACATCCTTCTTGGAACCGATGGCTCTGTCAAGCTGG CTGACTTTGGCCTCTTTGCTGAGCTCACCCCTGAGCAGAATAGACAAAGCTCCATGGCCTGCACTTCGGGGTGGATGGCGCCTGAAGTGGTGACAGGTCAAccatatggccccaaagtggacatatggtcTTTCGGAATCGTGGGCATTGAAATGGTGGAACGAGAAGTTCCTTATTGGAATGAAACTCCTGGCACA GCTGAACTCCTGACAGCCAGAGGAGGGGGACCACAACTGCGGCAGCCAAACCGATTCTCGCCTTGCCTgtgtgacttcctgagctgctgcctgcagccagatGTGATGTGTCGCTGGTCTGCCAAGGAtctcctgcag CATCCATTTGTAACATCAGCAAAGCCAGTGTCCACCCTGGCAGCACTCTTCAACTTGgcgaagaagaagaagaagaagcaggAAGAGACAAGAATGTAA
- the LOC135289581 gene encoding uncharacterized protein LOC135289581 isoform X12, protein MSKEISAAVFAAYTVYYSGYYLSHLARHLIRALRNADHERTERTAFSPLAPSTPGEETEEEQIEGYDRKSPSLVTPEPEYAESETEPTAISPLAPSAPGEEAEEEQIEGLDRKSPSLVTPEPEYAEPETEPTAVSPLAPSAPGEEAEEEQIEGYDRKSPSLVTPEPEYAESETEPTAISPLAPSAPGEEAEEEQIEGLDRKSPSLVTPEPEYAESETEPTAISPLAPSAPGEEAEEEQIEGSKRPSLVTPESEYAESVTEPTAISPLAPSASGEEVEEEQIEGLDHKSPSLVTPEPEYAESETEPTAISPLAPSAPGEEAEEEQIEGYDLKSPSLVTPEPEYAESETEPTAISPLAPSAPGEEAEEEQIEGLDHKSPSLVTPEPEYAESVTEPTAISPLAPSAPGEEAEEEKIEGYDRKSPSLVTPEPEYAESETEPTAISPLAPSAPGEEAEEEQIEGLDRKSPSLVTPEPEYAKSETEPTAISPLAPSAPGEEAEEEQIEGLDRKSPSLVTPEPEYAESETEPTAISPLAPSAPGEEAEEEKTEGLDRKSPSLVTPEPEYAESDIKAEQQAVLPEAQSDTMEVKRKNEEDITRIEEEMTLPQHRGDQQNQVGERVAATPLTKLPLSCFLEKMKEQMDADLQKAQAKWKAREMNQKEEMKIIREKLNPLPQALQKQVQVLTSHLAASEDFQQMSGNEEPQRWRKAQIYKGSVTKPAASASLPKGAFAPRPEKRRRGSLLISRVDRAAAQQQESEDDSLKLLRKMVTMENPTTKYTELGNIGRGTFGDVCRALNNATGGEVAIKKINLQGLRKKELKVNELRIMKMNRNPNLINYLDSYLLGEHLCLVMEYMDGGTLRDVISKCYLSEDETAAISRECLRGLDFLHSNHVIHLDVKSRNILLGTDGSVKLADFGLFAELTPEQNRQSSMACTSGWMAPEVVTGQPYGPKVDIWSFGIVGIEMVEREVPYWNETPGTAELLTARGGGPQLRQPNRFSPCLCDFLSCCLQPDVMCRWSAKDLLQHPFVTSAKPVSTLAALFNLAKKKKKKQEETRM, encoded by the exons ATGAGTAAGGAAATTTCTGCCGCAGTTTTTGCTGCTTACACCGTTTATTATTCCGGCTATTACCTGAGTCACCTGGCAC GTCATCTGATCCGTGCACTCAGAAATGCTGATCATGAG agGACAGAACGAACAGCCTTCTCTCCCCTGGCCCCCTCTACTCCTGGAGAAGAAACCGAAGAGGAACAAATTGAGGGATATGACCGCAAGAGTCCATCTCTTGTCACACCTGAGCCTGAATATGCCGAGTCT gagACTGAACCAACAGCCATCTCTCCTCTGgcaccctctgctcctggagaagaagcGGAAGAGGAGCAAATAGAGGGATTGGACCGCAAGAGTCCATCTCTTGTCACACCAGAGCCTGAATATGCCGAGCCT gagACTGAAccaacagccgtctctcccctggccccctctgctcctggagaagaagcTGAAGAGGAGCAAATTGAGGGATATGATCGCAAGAGTCCATCTCTGGTCACACCAGAGCCTGAATATGCCGAGTCT gagACTGAACCAACAGCCATCTCTCCCCTGgcaccctctgctcctggagaagaagcTGAAGAGGAGCAAATTGAGGGATTAGACCGCAAGAGTCCATCTCTGGTCACACCTGAGCCTGAATATGCCGAGTCT gagACTGAACCAACAGCCATCTCTCCCCTGgcaccctctgctcctggagaagaagcTGAAGAGGAGCAAATTGAGGGAAGCAAGCGTCCATCTCTGGTCACACCAGAATCTGAATATGCAGAGTCT gtgactgaACCAACAGCCATCTCTCCCCTGGCACCCTCTGCTTCTGGAGAAGAAGTCGAAGAGGAGCAAATTGAGGGATTAGACCACAAGAGTCCATCTCTGGTCACACCAGAGCCTGAATATGCCGAGTCT gagACTGAACCAACAGCCATCTCTCCTCTGgcaccctctgctcctggagaagaagcTGAAGAGGAGCAAATTGAGGGATATGATCTCAAGAGTCCATCTCTGGTCACACCAGAGCCTGAATATGCCGAGTCT GAGACTGAACCAACAGCCATCTCTCCCCTGgccccctctgctcctggagaagaagcTGAAGAGGAGCAAATTGAGGGATTAGACCACAAGAGTCCATCTCTGGTCACACCAGAGCCTGAATATGCCGAGTCT gtgactgaACCAACAGCCATCTCTCCCCTGgcaccctctgctcctggagaagaagcTGAAGAGGAGAAAATTGAGGGATATGATCGCAAGAGTCCATCTCTGGTCACACCAGAGCCTGAATATGCCGAGTCT gagACTGAACCAACAGCCATCTCTCCCCTGgcaccctctgctcctggagaagaagcTGAAGAGGAGCAAATTGAGGGATTAGACCGCAAGAGTCCATCTCTGGTCACACCAGAGCCTGAATATGCCAAGTCT gagACTGAACCAACAGCCATCTCTCCTCTGgccccctctgctcctggagaagaagcTGAAGAGGAGCAAATTGAGGGATTAGACCGCAAGAGTCCATCTCTGGTCACACCAGAGCCTGAATATGCCGAGTCT gagACTGAACCAACAGCCATCTCTCCTCTGgcaccctctgctcctggagaagaagcTGAAGAGGAGAAAACTGAGGGATTAGACCGCAAGAGTCCATCTCTGGTCACACCAGAGCCTGAATATGCCGAGTCT GACATCAAAGCAGAACAGCAAGCAGTGCTGCCTGAAGCTCAGAGTGACACTATGGAAGTGAAGAGAAAGAACGAGGAAGACATAACAAGAATTGAAGAGGAGATGACTCTCCCTCAGCACAGAGGCGATCAACAAAATCAGGTGGGTGAAAGAGTGGCAGCCACTCCACTTACAAAACTTCCTCTCTCTTGCTTTTTAGAAAAAATGAAGGAGCAGATGGATGCAGACTTGCAGAAAGCTCAGGCTAAGTGGAAGGCAAGGGAGATGAATCAGAAGGAAGAAATGAAGATCATCCGAGAGAAACTTAATCCCCTCCCTCAGGCTCTACAAAAGCAA GTGCAAGTGTTGACATCTCACCTGGCAGCCTCTGAAGATTTCCAGCAAATGTCTGGCAATGAGGAGCCCCAACGTTGGCGTAAGGCACAG ATCTACAAAGGCTCTGTCACCAAACCTGCTGCATCAGCATCATTGCCTAAAGGAGCCTTTGCTCCCCGACCTGAGAAGAGGAGGCGGGGGAGTTTGCTCATCTCCCGTGTTGACcgagctgctgctcagcaacAGGAGAGTGAGGATGACTCCCTGAAGCTACTGA GGAAAATGGTGACCATGGAAAATCCCACAACGAAATACACAGAACTGGGAAATATTGGCAGGGG gaCTTTTGGAGATGTTTGCAGAGCACTCAACAATGCCACAGGGGGAGAG GTGgccataaagaaaataaatcttcagGGACTGAGAAAGAAGGAATTAAAAGTCAATGAACTCAGGATCATGAAGATGAATAGGAATCCCAACCTGATCAACTATTTAGACAG ctacCTTCTGGGTGAACACCTCTGCCTGGTTATGGAATACATGGATGGAGGCACTCTGAGAGATGTCATCAGCAAGTGCTACCTGTCTGAAGATGAGACAGCAGCCATCAGTCGGGAG tgcctgcgaggactggattttcttcactcgAACCATGTGATCCATCTAGATGTGAAGAGTCGCAACATCCTTCTTGGAACCGATGGCTCTGTCAAGCTGG CTGACTTTGGCCTCTTTGCTGAGCTCACCCCTGAGCAGAATAGACAAAGCTCCATGGCCTGCACTTCGGGGTGGATGGCGCCTGAAGTGGTGACAGGTCAAccatatggccccaaagtggacatatggtcTTTCGGAATCGTGGGCATTGAAATGGTGGAACGAGAAGTTCCTTATTGGAATGAAACTCCTGGCACA GCTGAACTCCTGACAGCCAGAGGAGGGGGACCACAACTGCGGCAGCCAAACCGATTCTCGCCTTGCCTgtgtgacttcctgagctgctgcctgcagccagatGTGATGTGTCGCTGGTCTGCCAAGGAtctcctgcag CATCCATTTGTAACATCAGCAAAGCCAGTGTCCACCCTGGCAGCACTCTTCAACTTGgcgaagaagaagaagaagaagcaggAAGAGACAAGAATGTAA